From a single Desulfuromonas sp. genomic region:
- the mrtJ gene encoding JDVT-CTERM system glutamic-type intramembrane protease, whose amino-acid sequence MWHDKQIGAAILAAPFFLAGLYLLHPVPLDLSWPLREPARFLLPALAYPVLEEAAFRGLIQGEMVKRPFGGRTLLGLSGANWLTSALFVAAHYLYHPPLWALAVLGPSLLFGHFRDRYDSIRPGTILHVLYNAGYFLIFGA is encoded by the coding sequence ATGTGGCATGACAAACAAATCGGGGCAGCCATTCTGGCTGCCCCGTTCTTTTTGGCCGGGCTCTATCTCCTCCACCCGGTCCCGCTCGACCTGTCCTGGCCCCTGCGGGAGCCGGCCCGTTTCCTCCTGCCCGCCCTCGCCTACCCGGTGCTGGAAGAGGCCGCCTTCCGCGGCCTGATCCAGGGGGAAATGGTGAAACGCCCCTTCGGAGGCCGCACCCTTCTCGGCCTGAGCGGGGCCAACTGGCTCACCAGCGCCCTCTTCGTGGCGGCACACTACCTCTACCACCCGCCCCTCTGGGCCCTGGCCGTCCTCGGCCCCTCGCTGCTCTTCGGCCACTTCCGCGACCGTTATGACAGCATCAGGCCCGGCACCATCCTTCACGTCCTCTACAACGCCGGGTACTTCCTGATCTTCGGGGCCTGA
- a CDS encoding TetR/AcrR family transcriptional regulator — protein MSEPGTKERILDAAERLFAREGFHTTSLRAITSRAGANLAAVNYHFGSKEALLEAVFERRLVPLNRERRERLEQVLEAAREQRRPPLAETALRAFIEPALRFSDSSPGARDFTTLVGRALTETEDTVRDLFIGHMEPVFILLLETLCQALPDRPKNLIFWRLRFALGAMSQAMCPATEKIPAPGIYTACETEEIIAMLIPFVSAGMETP, from the coding sequence GTGAGCGAGCCCGGGACCAAGGAACGCATCCTCGACGCGGCGGAGCGGCTCTTCGCCCGCGAGGGCTTCCACACCACCTCCCTGCGGGCGATCACGTCCCGGGCCGGGGCGAACCTCGCGGCGGTCAACTACCACTTCGGCTCCAAGGAAGCCCTTCTGGAGGCGGTCTTCGAGCGCCGCCTGGTTCCTCTCAACCGGGAGCGGCGGGAACGGCTGGAGCAGGTGCTCGAGGCGGCCCGGGAACAGCGGCGCCCGCCCCTGGCCGAAACGGCCCTTCGCGCCTTTATCGAACCGGCCCTGCGCTTTAGCGATTCGAGCCCGGGAGCCCGGGACTTCACCACCCTGGTGGGCCGCGCCCTGACCGAAACCGAAGACACGGTGCGGGACCTCTTCATCGGCCACATGGAACCGGTCTTCATCCTGCTCCTCGAGACCCTGTGCCAGGCCCTTCCCGACCGGCCTAAAAACCTGATCTTCTGGCGCCTGCGCTTCGCCCTGGGGGCTATGAGCCAGGCGATGTGCCCGGCCACCGAAAAAATCCCCGCCCCCGGGATCTACACCGCCTGCGAAACCGAGGAAATTATCGCCATGCTGATACCCTTCGTCAGCGCCGGCATGGAGACACCATGA
- a CDS encoding efflux transporter outer membrane subunit — protein sequence MTGRRCTASILLAALVMLAGCAVHRPQAITPPAPLPAAFAGQAAEATPPLGPLWQAFGDPRLDALVVEAFAGNLDLAGAVARLEQLEALARQSAAARSPVLNIEGRASRDAQPSFAGDFTGNSHSLSLAAGYEPDLWNKLKSRTAAARLEAEASREEIHALYLGLSARVADLYYLALEQRAQLELTDRTVGSFADTLERVERRYREGLVPALDIYQARQTLAAARARRPLFEASLASAEYALASLLGRFPGPLPAAGLPALPEAPEAFPAGLPSQLLARRPDVRAALRRVEAADAGVAAAIAERFPSFNLLGSYGTSRTAFSTGIISGDFWGMALSLAQPLIDGGRRKAEVERSRAAFRERLAGYRQSVLSAFQEVEDALARNRATEQRISRLAERASATEASLRLSTERYLQGLSDYLPVLTAQALLLDAEGQLLASRRQLIADRITLARALGGSWMETELDHKLNTAQTEGQQR from the coding sequence ATGACCGGCCGCCGATGCACCGCCTCGATCCTCCTGGCCGCCCTCGTCATGCTGGCCGGATGCGCCGTGCACCGCCCGCAGGCCATCACCCCTCCCGCCCCCCTGCCGGCTGCCTTCGCCGGGCAGGCAGCGGAGGCGACGCCACCCCTCGGCCCATTGTGGCAGGCCTTCGGCGACCCCCGCCTCGACGCCCTGGTGGTGGAGGCCTTCGCGGGCAACCTGGACCTGGCCGGGGCGGTGGCCCGCCTGGAACAGCTGGAGGCGCTCGCCCGGCAGAGCGCCGCGGCCCGGAGCCCCGTCCTCAACATCGAGGGACGGGCCAGCCGAGACGCCCAGCCGAGTTTCGCCGGGGACTTCACCGGCAACAGCCACTCCCTTTCGCTGGCGGCGGGCTACGAGCCGGACCTCTGGAACAAGCTCAAAAGCCGCACTGCCGCCGCCCGCCTCGAGGCCGAGGCTTCCCGCGAGGAGATCCACGCCCTCTATCTCGGCCTCTCGGCCCGGGTCGCCGACCTGTACTACCTTGCCCTGGAGCAGCGGGCCCAGCTGGAACTGACCGACCGCACCGTGGGCTCCTTCGCCGACACCCTGGAGCGGGTGGAGCGGCGCTACCGGGAGGGCCTGGTTCCGGCCCTCGACATCTACCAGGCCCGCCAGACCCTGGCCGCCGCCCGCGCCCGCAGGCCCCTGTTCGAGGCCAGCCTGGCCTCGGCCGAATACGCCCTGGCGTCGTTGCTGGGACGGTTCCCCGGCCCGCTGCCCGCCGCCGGGCTTCCGGCGTTGCCCGAAGCCCCGGAGGCCTTTCCCGCCGGTCTTCCCTCGCAGCTGCTGGCCCGGCGCCCCGATGTGCGCGCGGCGCTGCGGCGGGTGGAGGCGGCCGACGCCGGGGTGGCGGCGGCGATCGCCGAACGCTTCCCCTCCTTCAACCTGCTCGGCAGTTACGGAACCTCCCGCACCGCCTTCAGCACCGGCATCATCAGCGGAGATTTCTGGGGCATGGCCCTCTCCCTGGCCCAGCCGCTGATCGACGGCGGCCGGCGCAAGGCCGAGGTGGAACGCAGCCGGGCGGCGTTCCGGGAGAGACTGGCCGGTTACCGGCAGAGCGTTCTGAGCGCCTTTCAGGAGGTGGAAGACGCACTGGCCCGCAACCGCGCAACCGAGCAGCGCATCAGCCGGCTTGCCGAGCGGGCGAGCGCCACGGAAGCCTCCCTGCGCCTGTCGACCGAGCGCTACCTGCAGGGGCTTTCAGACTACCTGCCGGTGCTGACCGCCCAGGCCCTGCTGCTCGACGCGGAAGGCCAGTTGCTGGCATCGCGCCGACAGCTGATCGCCGACCGCATCACCCTGGCCCGCGCCCTGGGGGGCAGCTGGATGGAGACCGAATTGGACCATAAACTCAACACCGCCCAAACAGAAGGACAACAGCGATGA
- a CDS encoding efflux RND transporter permease subunit — translation MTTNHVAANLLMLVLIIGGLLQGPSVTQEVFPEVSLDRIQVSVAYPGAGPEEVEDGILLVVEDSLTGVDGIKEITATAAEGFGTVTAEILTGEDPDRVLQDIKSEVDRITTFPEDAEKAVISKMLNRREVISVVVYGDAPERSIREQAEGIRDELLALSGITQVDLGGVRPYEISIEIPEDNLRRYNLTLDQAAAAVRRASLDLPGGTIKTAGGQILLRTKERRYWGPEYADITVVSAEDGTRVRLGDIGQVKDTFRDTDEFARFDGKPAAMVKVFRVGEQKPIEISETVRDYVEQKRLSLPTSLQLATWNDTSELFASRMNLLTKNAAIGLSLVLIVLGLFLEIRLALWVMLGIPISFFGTLLLMPLLGVSINMISLFAFILALGILVDDAIVVGENIYEQRQRGKPYVRAALDGALEVAVPVTFSILTTVTAFLPLVFVTGMMGKFIKVIPLVVITLLLVSLVESLLVLPAHLALGGPREAPGGLLGVIDRNRRRFGNGMDRFIAGPYRRLLELNLRLRYASVAVGLAALMLTLGVVRGGVVKFTFMPEVDGDIITASLQMPQGTPVEETDRIQRFIVAKAREVIAEYDRERPAGDSVLRSIYAVSGSTIAGGGPGGGQSDSGSHLGDIALLLAKSEERGIPATEIAGRWRKAVGEIPGTESFALSSNLVHMGANIDVRLAHEDFATLDRASNRIREALAAYPGVSGIQDTYARGKREVKLRLTPEARTLGITEEDLGRQVRGAFYGAEALRLQRGRNEVKVMVRYPEEERESLFALERMRIRTPAGGEVPLGRAASVEEGQGFSEVHRSDRKRVINVTASVDSKTANAGEILNDLKAGLLPELAADYPGLSFDLEGEEKERRDSMGSMANGFKLALVAIFALLAIPFRSYTQPLLIMAAIPFGMIGAVLGHIIMGFNLSILSMFGIVALSGVVVNDSLLLIDQANRNRRAGPGSHQALLDAGQRRFRPILLTSLTTFFGLAPMILETSVQAQFLIPMAISLGFGILFATGITLLLVPALYLVLEDVRGLFGLKAGHAGHPETREGRPQGVE, via the coding sequence ATGACCACCAACCATGTGGCCGCCAACCTGCTGATGCTGGTCCTCATCATCGGCGGGCTGCTGCAGGGCCCCTCGGTCACCCAGGAGGTCTTCCCCGAAGTCTCCCTGGACCGCATCCAGGTCTCGGTGGCCTACCCGGGGGCGGGCCCCGAGGAGGTCGAGGACGGCATCCTGCTGGTGGTCGAAGACAGCCTGACCGGGGTCGACGGCATCAAGGAGATCACCGCCACCGCCGCCGAAGGCTTCGGCACGGTCACCGCCGAGATCCTCACCGGGGAAGACCCTGACCGCGTGCTGCAGGACATCAAGAGCGAGGTGGACCGCATCACCACCTTCCCCGAGGACGCCGAGAAGGCGGTCATCAGCAAAATGCTCAACCGCCGGGAGGTCATCTCGGTGGTGGTCTACGGCGACGCACCTGAGCGCAGCATCCGCGAGCAGGCAGAAGGCATCCGCGACGAGTTGCTGGCCCTGTCCGGGATCACCCAGGTCGACCTGGGAGGGGTGCGCCCCTACGAGATCTCCATCGAGATCCCCGAGGACAACCTGCGCCGCTACAACCTGACCCTGGACCAGGCGGCGGCCGCGGTGCGCCGGGCCTCCCTCGACCTGCCGGGCGGCACCATCAAGACCGCCGGTGGGCAGATCCTGCTGCGCACCAAGGAGCGCCGCTACTGGGGGCCGGAATACGCCGACATCACCGTGGTGTCCGCCGAGGACGGCACCCGGGTGCGCCTGGGCGACATCGGCCAGGTGAAAGACACCTTCCGCGACACCGACGAGTTCGCCCGCTTCGACGGCAAGCCGGCGGCGATGGTCAAGGTCTTCCGGGTGGGCGAGCAGAAGCCGATCGAGATTTCCGAGACGGTTCGGGACTACGTGGAGCAGAAGCGCCTCTCGCTCCCGACATCGCTGCAGCTGGCCACATGGAACGACACCTCGGAGCTCTTCGCAAGCCGCATGAACCTGCTCACCAAGAACGCGGCCATCGGGCTCTCCCTGGTCCTGATCGTCCTCGGCCTGTTCCTGGAGATCCGCCTCGCCCTGTGGGTCATGCTCGGCATCCCCATCTCCTTCTTCGGCACCCTCCTGCTCATGCCCCTGCTCGGCGTTTCGATCAACATGATCTCCCTGTTCGCCTTCATCCTCGCCCTGGGTATCCTGGTGGACGACGCCATCGTGGTCGGCGAGAACATCTACGAGCAACGCCAGCGGGGCAAGCCCTACGTGCGGGCCGCCCTCGACGGCGCCCTCGAGGTGGCCGTCCCGGTGACCTTCTCCATCCTGACGACGGTGACGGCCTTCCTCCCCCTGGTTTTCGTCACCGGGATGATGGGCAAATTCATCAAGGTCATCCCCCTCGTCGTCATCACCCTGCTGCTGGTCTCCCTGGTCGAGTCGCTCCTCGTCCTCCCGGCGCACCTGGCCCTCGGCGGGCCGCGCGAGGCACCGGGAGGCCTGCTCGGAGTCATCGACCGCAACCGCCGGCGCTTCGGCAACGGGATGGACCGCTTCATCGCCGGGCCCTACCGCCGGCTGCTCGAACTGAACCTGCGCTTGCGCTACGCCAGCGTGGCGGTGGGCCTGGCCGCCCTGATGCTCACCCTCGGGGTGGTCCGAGGCGGCGTGGTCAAATTCACCTTCATGCCGGAGGTGGACGGGGATATCATCACCGCCTCCCTGCAGATGCCCCAGGGCACGCCGGTGGAGGAGACCGACCGCATCCAGCGCTTCATCGTCGCCAAGGCCCGGGAGGTGATCGCCGAGTACGACCGGGAGAGGCCGGCCGGCGACTCGGTGCTGCGCAGCATCTATGCCGTCTCCGGATCGACCATCGCCGGCGGCGGGCCCGGAGGCGGGCAGAGCGATTCGGGATCCCACCTGGGGGATATCGCGCTGCTGCTCGCCAAGAGCGAAGAGCGCGGCATCCCGGCCACCGAGATCGCGGGGCGCTGGCGGAAGGCGGTGGGGGAGATTCCCGGGACCGAGTCCTTCGCCCTCTCATCCAACCTGGTTCACATGGGGGCCAACATCGACGTCCGCCTCGCTCACGAGGACTTCGCCACCCTCGACCGCGCGTCCAACCGGATCCGGGAGGCCCTGGCGGCCTATCCGGGGGTGAGCGGCATCCAGGACACCTACGCGCGGGGCAAGCGGGAGGTCAAGCTGCGCCTGACTCCCGAGGCCCGCACCCTGGGGATAACCGAGGAGGATCTCGGCCGCCAGGTGCGCGGCGCTTTCTACGGCGCCGAGGCGCTGCGCCTGCAGCGGGGGCGCAACGAGGTCAAGGTCATGGTCCGGTATCCCGAAGAGGAGCGCGAAAGCCTCTTTGCCCTTGAGAGGATGCGCATCCGCACCCCGGCCGGCGGCGAGGTTCCCCTCGGGCGGGCCGCCTCCGTCGAGGAGGGCCAGGGCTTTTCCGAGGTCCACCGCAGCGACCGCAAGCGGGTCATCAACGTCACCGCCAGCGTCGACAGCAAGACCGCCAACGCGGGCGAGATCCTGAACGACCTGAAGGCGGGGCTGCTGCCGGAGCTGGCCGCCGACTACCCGGGGCTGAGCTTCGACCTCGAGGGGGAGGAGAAGGAGCGCCGGGATTCGATGGGGAGCATGGCCAACGGATTCAAGCTGGCGCTGGTGGCGATCTTCGCCCTGCTGGCCATCCCCTTCCGCTCCTACACTCAGCCGCTGCTGATCATGGCCGCCATTCCCTTCGGCATGATCGGGGCGGTGCTCGGCCACATCATCATGGGCTTCAACCTGAGCATTCTCTCCATGTTCGGCATCGTGGCCCTGTCCGGGGTGGTGGTCAACGACTCCCTGCTCCTCATCGACCAGGCCAACCGCAACCGCCGCGCCGGGCCAGGCTCGCACCAGGCCCTGCTCGACGCCGGGCAGCGCCGCTTCCGGCCGATCCTGCTGACCTCCCTGACGACCTTCTTCGGCCTCGCGCCGATGATCCTCGAGACGAGCGTGCAGGCCCAGTTCCTGATCCCCATGGCGATCAGCCTCGGCTTCGGCATCCTCTTCGCGACCGGCATCACCCTGCTGCTCGTCCCCGCCCTCTACCTGGTGTTGGAGGACGTGCGCGGCCTGTTCGGGCTGAAAGCGGGCCATGCCGGCCACCCCGAAACCCGGGAGGGCCGGCCCCAAGGGGTTGAATAG
- a CDS encoding efflux RND transporter periplasmic adaptor subunit, producing MSAKNKFVRIALPLIILIVGFVGMRTLINSRQAPQKTTPEHPGVLAEVIAVESRERQIRVSATGTVQARQEASITPQVSGRVTGLSPDFVAGGFFRKGDLLFDIEAVDYQLAVDRAQAALAKTEYDLATVESQARVARQEWDRLTLEDKGEPPPLALYEPQMKNAQAAVDAARAALEQSRLDLKRTRVYAPFNCRVRSEQADLGQYVRAGEGVAVIAGTDSAEVVVPLPLEELQWLNIPGPGSGQAGSPARVRMNVGGSTSDWEGRVVRSLGEVDARGRMARVVVAVTDPYGMEETAMPGRPALAVGMFVDVTLEGETLPSVIALPRRALHEGSTVWVADDKNLLRFRTVEVLRLEQDEVLIAGGLENGARVVLTVLPGAADGMRVRPLDAGAAQ from the coding sequence ATGAGCGCCAAGAACAAGTTCGTCCGCATCGCCCTGCCCCTGATCATCCTGATTGTCGGCTTCGTCGGCATGCGCACCTTGATCAACAGCCGCCAGGCACCGCAGAAGACCACCCCCGAACACCCCGGAGTCCTGGCGGAGGTGATAGCCGTGGAGAGCCGGGAGCGCCAGATCCGGGTTTCCGCCACCGGCACCGTCCAGGCCCGCCAAGAGGCGAGCATCACCCCCCAGGTGAGCGGCCGGGTGACGGGTCTGTCGCCCGACTTCGTCGCCGGCGGCTTTTTCCGAAAAGGGGACCTGCTCTTCGACATCGAGGCGGTGGACTACCAGCTGGCGGTCGACCGGGCGCAGGCCGCCCTGGCCAAGACCGAATACGACCTGGCGACGGTGGAAAGCCAGGCCCGGGTCGCCCGGCAGGAGTGGGACCGGCTGACCCTGGAGGACAAGGGGGAGCCGCCCCCCCTGGCCCTCTACGAACCGCAGATGAAAAACGCGCAGGCGGCGGTGGACGCGGCCCGGGCGGCCCTGGAGCAGTCCCGCCTCGACCTGAAGCGGACCCGCGTCTACGCCCCCTTCAACTGCCGGGTGCGCTCGGAGCAGGCCGACCTGGGCCAGTACGTGCGCGCCGGCGAGGGCGTCGCTGTCATCGCCGGGACCGACAGCGCCGAAGTGGTCGTGCCCCTGCCCCTGGAAGAGCTGCAATGGCTGAACATCCCCGGACCGGGCTCGGGGCAGGCCGGTTCGCCGGCAAGGGTGCGGATGAACGTGGGGGGCAGCACATCCGACTGGGAGGGCCGGGTCGTCCGCTCCCTCGGCGAGGTGGACGCCCGCGGGCGCATGGCCCGGGTGGTGGTGGCGGTAACGGACCCCTACGGCATGGAGGAGACCGCCATGCCGGGCCGCCCCGCCCTGGCGGTGGGGATGTTCGTCGACGTGACCCTGGAGGGCGAAACCCTTCCCTCGGTGATCGCCCTGCCCCGGCGCGCCCTGCACGAGGGCTCCACGGTCTGGGTGGCGGACGATAAGAACCTGCTGCGCTTCCGCACCGTAGAAGTGCTGCGCCTGGAGCAGGACGAAGTCCTGATCGCAGGCGGCCTGGAGAACGGCGCCCGGGTCGTCCTGACGGTCCTGCCGGGCGCGGCCGACGGCATGAGGGTGCGGCCGCTGGACGCGGGTGCCGCGCAATGA
- a CDS encoding tetratricopeptide repeat protein: protein MKRTAWHILLIALAGLAAYANTFGAPFVFDDKYAIVDNPVIKDLGNFVGGAGWDSNPRRFLGFLSFALNYRGGGLEVSGYHVVNLAIHLLCALLVYALCRSIARTSLMGGGAKTVEGGAVACLAGLIFVLHPLQTQAVTYVVQRFASLATLFYLLALVFYLRARLGQEADGSRRVRTWFLFLLSFLAAGAALSTKEIAFTLPLAVILCEFSFFRGGIRRRIMALVPFALLTGGACLTFVGGQRPLGELLSSVDRLARETDAISRSDYLLTQFAVVAKYVGMIFLPLGQNIDHDQAIYDTFFAPKVFFPFLLLTALLGLALWLYRVRAGDGESPAGDRAPNPACRLAGFGIVFFFLALSVESSVIPIRDLMFEHRLYLPMAGVALALAAGAGALRRRIPEKAWVIGVAAVVLALGAAAFMRNQVWADPATLWGDAVVKSPQKARTHSEYGEVLLGRGDLERALGEFKIASRLRPGSAYLSNNLGVAYHRLGKLDMALRHYRLGLELDPGYDELHGNLASALVQAGKTDEGIAEYRVAISLAPRSARNHLNLGIAYHRLGRLEEAAAEYLTAIRLKPEYAKAHQGLGGAYMGMGRYVKAEEHLRLALRFAPDDAAVRQLLERVVAMRKEGMGK, encoded by the coding sequence ATGAAGAGAACTGCCTGGCACATCCTGCTGATCGCCCTGGCCGGCCTCGCCGCCTACGCCAACACCTTCGGCGCGCCCTTCGTCTTCGACGACAAGTACGCCATTGTCGACAACCCGGTCATCAAGGATCTCGGAAACTTTGTCGGCGGAGCCGGCTGGGATTCCAACCCGAGACGCTTTCTCGGCTTTTTGAGTTTTGCCCTGAATTACCGCGGAGGCGGTCTCGAGGTCTCCGGTTACCATGTCGTCAACCTGGCGATCCACCTCCTCTGCGCCCTGCTCGTCTACGCCCTCTGTCGATCGATCGCCCGAACATCCCTGATGGGCGGGGGAGCTAAAACAGTGGAGGGCGGCGCGGTCGCCTGCCTCGCAGGGCTGATCTTCGTCCTTCATCCTCTCCAGACACAGGCCGTCACCTACGTCGTCCAGCGCTTCGCCTCTCTCGCGACTCTCTTCTACCTGCTCGCTCTGGTCTTCTATCTGCGGGCCCGACTCGGGCAGGAGGCCGACGGTTCGCGCAGGGTCAGGACCTGGTTTCTCTTCCTGCTCTCTTTTCTCGCAGCCGGGGCGGCGCTCTCGACCAAGGAGATCGCATTCACCCTTCCCCTGGCCGTGATTCTCTGTGAGTTCTCCTTCTTCCGGGGCGGCATCCGGCGACGGATCATGGCCCTGGTCCCCTTTGCTCTGCTGACAGGAGGAGCGTGCCTCACTTTTGTGGGAGGGCAGAGGCCCCTGGGGGAACTCCTCTCCAGCGTGGACAGGCTGGCCCGGGAGACCGATGCGATCAGTCGATCCGATTACCTGCTGACCCAGTTCGCCGTTGTCGCCAAATACGTCGGGATGATTTTCCTCCCCCTCGGCCAGAACATCGATCACGATCAGGCGATCTACGACACGTTCTTTGCTCCGAAGGTCTTCTTCCCCTTCCTTCTTCTCACGGCCCTTCTCGGCCTTGCCCTGTGGCTTTACAGGGTGCGCGCCGGGGACGGGGAGTCACCTGCCGGCGATCGGGCCCCGAACCCGGCCTGTCGCTTGGCGGGCTTCGGCATCGTCTTTTTCTTTCTCGCTCTTTCCGTGGAGTCGAGCGTTATCCCCATTCGGGATCTCATGTTCGAGCATCGCCTTTACCTTCCCATGGCGGGGGTCGCTCTCGCCCTCGCCGCCGGTGCCGGTGCGCTTCGTCGCAGGATTCCTGAAAAGGCGTGGGTCATCGGGGTGGCCGCGGTGGTCCTCGCCCTCGGCGCCGCCGCCTTCATGCGCAACCAGGTGTGGGCGGACCCGGCGACCCTCTGGGGCGATGCGGTCGTCAAATCGCCTCAGAAGGCCCGGACCCACAGCGAATACGGGGAGGTGCTCCTCGGTCGCGGCGACCTCGAGAGGGCCCTGGGCGAGTTCAAGATCGCTTCGCGCCTGCGGCCCGGGAGCGCCTACCTGAGCAACAACCTGGGCGTCGCCTACCATCGCCTGGGAAAACTCGACATGGCTCTCCGCCACTACCGCCTCGGGCTCGAACTCGACCCCGGGTACGACGAGCTGCACGGGAACCTCGCCTCCGCCCTTGTTCAGGCGGGGAAGACCGATGAAGGGATCGCCGAGTACCGGGTCGCCATCAGCCTCGCTCCTCGCTCGGCGAGGAACCACCTCAACCTCGGCATCGCCTATCACCGGCTGGGACGGCTCGAAGAGGCGGCGGCCGAGTACCTGACCGCCATCCGGCTTAAGCCCGAGTACGCCAAGGCGCATCAGGGGCTCGGCGGGGCGTATATGGGGATGGGGCGGTACGTGAAGGCGGAGGAGCACCTGCGTCTGGCGCTACGGTTTGCTCCGGACGATGCCGCCGTGCGGCAACTGCTGGAGAGGGTGGTGGCAATGCGGAAAGAGGGGATGGGGAAATAG